The following coding sequences lie in one Daphnia pulex isolate KAP4 chromosome 1, ASM2113471v1 genomic window:
- the LOC124200404 gene encoding chondroitin proteoglycan 2-like yields MFLRCLSIILITVAFLIRMQATAMDSQETDGRVSVCPADGVYPNYYNCSTFITCSNGIQYVMACPEGLIWNVDTNACDWPYNTECVAYPRSINLDG; encoded by the exons ATGTTTCTCAGGTGTCTGTCAATCATCTTGATCACAGTGGCATTCCTGATCCGTATGCAAGCAACGGCAATGGATTCACAAG AAACCGATGGGCGTGTTTCCGTGTGTCCAGCAGATGGAGTGTATCCAAATTACTACAATTGCTCAACTTTCATTACCTGTTCGAACGGTATTCAATATGTGATGGCTTGCCCGGAAGGACTCATATGGAACGTAGACACGAACGCTTGTGACTGGCCGTACAATACAGAATGTGTTGCCTATCCACGGAGTATCAATTTAG ACGGATAG